Proteins from one Armatimonadota bacterium genomic window:
- a CDS encoding ACT domain-containing protein translates to MKVKQLSIFLENQSGRLAEVAGALGSEGINIRALSLADTSGFGILRLIVNDIAKARKVLQDKGFIVKETDVIAVEVPDCPGGLASVLNALAAEKINIEYMYAFVEKSSKDAIVIFRIENIDEGIRALLSKGINVLTAEQVYAL, encoded by the coding sequence ATGAAAGTCAAGCAGCTTTCGATATTCTTAGAAAATCAGTCAGGCCGTTTGGCTGAAGTGGCAGGTGCACTCGGCTCCGAGGGAATTAATATTCGTGCGCTCTCGCTTGCTGATACGTCGGGTTTTGGTATACTTCGATTGATTGTAAATGATATTGCAAAGGCCCGCAAAGTGCTTCAGGATAAGGGTTTTATTGTGAAAGAGACCGATGTAATTGCCGTTGAAGTGCCTGATTGTCCTGGTGGCCTTGCAAGTGTTTTGAATGCTTTAGCGGCTGAAAAAATTAACATTGAGTATATGTATGCGTTTGTCGAGAAATCATCGAAGGATGCTATTGTAATTTTCCGAATCGAAAACATTGATGAGGGGATAAGAGCACTGCTATCGAAAGGCATAAACGTCCTTACTGCAGAACAAGTGTACGCACTTTAA
- the cysE gene encoding serine O-acetyltransferase yields MFETLKRDIQAVKERDPACRSTLEIITCYPGFHILFFHRLAHWLWNHQLKLLARIISQIGRFFTGIEIHPGAKIGPGFFIDHGMGVVIGETAEIGENVTLYHGVTLGGTSWKKEKRHPTIGNNVVIGAGAKILGPFKVGDNSRIGAGSVVVHEVPPNSVVVGVPGRVTYRDGRRVVGEIDLEQHELPDPVAKAVECILERLRHLEDEIKKLKDTAHLGEAVEENKV; encoded by the coding sequence TTGTTCGAGACATTAAAGCGAGATATACAGGCTGTAAAAGAAAGAGATCCAGCGTGCCGTAGCACGCTTGAGATAATTACGTGCTACCCGGGTTTTCACATACTCTTTTTCCATCGACTGGCGCATTGGCTGTGGAATCATCAGTTAAAGTTGCTTGCTCGGATTATTTCCCAAATTGGGCGTTTTTTCACGGGCATCGAAATTCACCCAGGAGCCAAGATTGGACCAGGCTTTTTCATTGACCATGGCATGGGCGTGGTGATTGGCGAGACGGCAGAGATTGGCGAGAACGTTACCCTCTACCATGGGGTGACTTTGGGCGGCACTAGCTGGAAAAAGGAAAAGCGTCACCCAACAATTGGCAATAATGTGGTGATAGGCGCGGGCGCAAAGATCCTAGGACCATTTAAGGTGGGCGATAACAGCAGAATCGGTGCTGGTTCGGTAGTGGTTCATGAGGTTCCGCCAAATTCAGTTGTTGTCGGTGTGCCTGGCCGTGTGACGTATCGAGATGGTCGAAGAGTCGTAGGGGAAATTGACCTAGAGCAACACGAGCTTCCCGATCCCGTCGCGAAAGCTGTCGAGTGCATCCTAGAGCGGCTTCGCCATTTGGAGGATGAGATAAAGAAGCTCAAGGACACGGCTCATCTAGGTGAAGCTGTGGAGGAAAACAAGGTCTGA
- a CDS encoding indolepyruvate oxidoreductase subunit beta: MSNNTMNIRLAGVGGQGILVASEILCDVLLASGLDVKKTEVHGMAQRGGTVISDVRFGPKVYSPIVPEGKVDILLAFEQMEALRYLHSLKPGGTVIVNEQRIFPSSVALGKIDYPAEIEKYLMTVAANVISINALALAKKAGSVKAVNVCLLGALATCLNIKEPIWEAVITEKFKGRNLDANLRAFELGREASLTRDLKLGVVIPK, translated from the coding sequence ATGAGTAATAACACAATGAACATACGACTGGCAGGTGTTGGAGGCCAGGGCATTCTTGTTGCGAGTGAAATCTTGTGTGACGTGCTTCTTGCAAGTGGCCTGGATGTGAAGAAGACGGAAGTTCACGGAATGGCTCAGCGTGGCGGCACAGTTATTAGTGATGTTCGTTTTGGCCCTAAGGTCTATTCGCCGATAGTTCCTGAAGGTAAGGTAGATATACTCCTGGCGTTCGAGCAGATGGAGGCACTCCGATATCTTCATTCACTTAAACCGGGGGGCACGGTAATAGTAAATGAACAACGGATATTCCCTTCATCGGTTGCTTTGGGCAAAATAGATTACCCAGCGGAAATTGAGAAATACCTAATGACTGTTGCAGCAAATGTTATCTCGATTAATGCGCTGGCGTTGGCTAAGAAAGCTGGGTCGGTGAAAGCTGTAAATGTTTGCCTTCTGGGCGCACTGGCGACGTGTCTAAATATAAAGGAACCAATTTGGGAGGCTGTCATAACTGAGAAGTTTAAGGGCAGAAACCTAGATGCAAATCTCAGGGCTTTTGAGCTGGGGCGCGAGGCATCCTTAACGAGAGATTTGAAGTTAGGAGTGGTGATTCCTAAATGA
- a CDS encoding MarR family transcriptional regulator, whose protein sequence is MKKDSIAYAEHVLDLFTEILHKAIIVGPLREVGLGITPALAQGIQFIHQHGVCSVKDIAEGLSMTYSAASQLADRLVKKGLVTRRENARDRRLTEIELTDEGFKLAEKIRLRRVTEMSRILGRMRPASREMLVQILEDFITAVIKDDRTALEVCSHCGRDHMPECVINEVYQAATGMPIRRT, encoded by the coding sequence ATGAAAAAGGACTCGATAGCCTACGCTGAGCATGTGCTTGATCTTTTTACTGAGATTTTGCACAAAGCAATCATAGTTGGCCCACTCCGCGAGGTTGGTCTGGGTATTACTCCCGCACTGGCGCAGGGGATTCAGTTTATACACCAGCATGGTGTATGCTCTGTTAAGGATATTGCCGAGGGGCTTTCGATGACGTATTCGGCTGCGAGCCAGCTTGCTGATCGTCTTGTAAAGAAGGGTTTGGTCACTCGCCGCGAAAATGCACGCGACCGCAGGCTAACCGAGATTGAATTAACAGATGAGGGGTTTAAGCTTGCTGAGAAGATTAGACTGCGGCGAGTAACCGAAATGTCTCGAATACTGGGCCGCATGAGACCTGCTAGTCGGGAGATGCTCGTGCAAATTTTAGAGGATTTTATCACAGCGGTTATAAAGGATGATAGGACGGCGCTTGAAGTTTGCTCTCATTGCGGCCGAGACCATATGCCGGAATGTGTAATCAACGAGGTATATCAGGCGGCTACCGGAATGCCAATCCGGCGAACTTAA
- the tsaB gene encoding tRNA (adenosine(37)-N6)-threonylcarbamoyltransferase complex dimerization subunit type 1 TsaB, producing the protein MKVLTLDTTTDTSSIAVADENNLLAEYNFAHKMDLSRRLMPNIVSMLKDCALRIKDLNCIGVSLGPGSFTGLRIGVATAKTLAQVLNIPIVGIITLDLLAYQFDYLPNATVCPLVKVRKGEVYWAFFNTCDGKIKQITDYSAGPINEVIKMAQSLFPHPKIESQKSERRIIFCGDGVEDALEELSKSLGDRVVPASKWLSYPKASILARLTSEKIAAGETSDPLSLVPFYIRRSAPEMRLEHGQ; encoded by the coding sequence ATGAAAGTATTGACATTAGATACAACAACAGACACCTCGAGTATCGCAGTTGCCGACGAGAACAACCTACTCGCCGAATACAACTTTGCCCACAAAATGGACCTCTCCCGGCGGTTGATGCCAAATATTGTTTCAATGCTTAAAGACTGTGCACTGAGAATTAAAGACCTTAACTGCATTGGAGTTTCACTCGGACCTGGATCGTTTACTGGCTTGCGAATTGGAGTTGCAACAGCAAAGACCCTTGCACAAGTGCTCAATATCCCAATCGTTGGAATCATCACACTTGACCTTCTTGCCTACCAATTCGATTACCTTCCCAATGCGACCGTCTGTCCGCTTGTGAAAGTTCGAAAGGGTGAGGTATACTGGGCTTTCTTTAACACATGCGATGGGAAAATTAAGCAGATTACCGACTACTCGGCTGGACCAATAAATGAAGTAATTAAGATGGCCCAAAGTCTCTTCCCACATCCCAAAATAGAAAGCCAGAAATCAGAGCGCAGAATCATTTTCTGCGGGGACGGCGTAGAGGACGCATTGGAGGAGCTAAGCAAGTCGCTCGGCGACCGGGTAGTCCCGGCATCCAAATGGCTTTCCTATCCAAAGGCTTCAATTCTAGCAAGGCTGACCTCAGAAAAAATTGCCGCCGGTGAAACATCCGACCCCCTTTCCCTCGTTCCTTTTTACATCCGCCGGTCCGCTCCCGAGATGCGGCTCGAGCATGGCCAATAG
- the nifU gene encoding Fe-S cluster assembly scaffold protein NifU: MSIQYSEKVMEHFMNPRNVGEIPDADGIGNVGNPVCGDIMRMYIKVKDGVIVDAKFKTFGCGAAIATSSMATEMIKGKTIEEALKLSNKAVAEALGGLPPVKMHCSVLAEEAIEAAIDDYLRKTTGKGLDFEKNRYLK; encoded by the coding sequence ATGAGCATTCAATACAGCGAAAAGGTCATGGAGCATTTTATGAATCCTCGCAACGTAGGCGAGATTCCAGATGCCGATGGCATAGGCAATGTTGGCAATCCTGTATGTGGCGACATTATGCGGATGTACATAAAAGTCAAAGATGGGGTAATTGTAGATGCAAAGTTTAAAACTTTCGGGTGCGGTGCTGCAATTGCCACCAGCAGTATGGCGACAGAGATGATAAAGGGCAAGACAATAGAAGAGGCTCTGAAGCTCAGCAACAAGGCTGTGGCTGAGGCGCTAGGAGGCTTACCGCCGGTTAAGATGCACTGCTCAGTCTTGGCAGAGGAGGCAATTGAGGCTGCTATAGATGATTATCTAAGGAAAACTACCGGCAAAGGCCTCGATTTTGAGAAGAATAGATATCTAAAATAA
- the serA gene encoding phosphoglycerate dehydrogenase: protein MPRILVSDPVAKEGIEILQKHFDVDVKTGLEKSKLIEIIGDYDALIVRSETKVTADVLEAAKNMKIIGRAGVGVDNIDVPVATEKGIIVVNSPGGNTIAAAELTMAMMLALARNIPQGHASLRAGEWKRSKFVGNELYGKTLGIYGLGKIGSAVAKRAQSFEMDIIAYDPFVSEEYASKIGVELVSMDELLRRSDYITIHVPATKDTKGSIGKDEIAKMKPGVRIINVARGGIVDEAALAKAVEEGKVAGIAFDVYESEPPPPDNPLLKLDKAITTPHLGASTEEAQINVAIDVAEQIVDVLNGKPARSAVNMPALSAEVLAAVEPFMLLGERIGMMATQLTDGAVKSIEIAYCGDLSTMEYGPVGRSVLKGLLQPILTEPVNLVNAPVIAESRGIRITESKSVGPEDYTSLLAVKVKTDRGEKLIEGTVFGKRDFRIVKIDGFMIDVVPDGAMLVTTHIDKPGVIGRVGTLLGNHNINIAGMHVGRAGIGKEAVMVLNVDDPVPDLVMDEIRKLDGIETAKLVQFNQN from the coding sequence ATGCCAAGGATCTTAGTAAGCGATCCTGTCGCAAAAGAAGGAATTGAAATTCTCCAGAAGCATTTCGACGTAGATGTAAAGACCGGATTGGAGAAATCCAAGTTAATCGAGATTATCGGCGACTATGATGCTCTGATTGTTCGAAGCGAGACAAAAGTCACAGCCGATGTTCTCGAAGCGGCAAAGAACATGAAAATCATCGGCCGGGCAGGCGTCGGCGTAGACAACATTGATGTCCCTGTTGCCACCGAGAAAGGAATCATTGTTGTCAATTCACCCGGCGGGAACACCATTGCTGCTGCTGAGCTTACAATGGCAATGATGTTAGCTCTCGCACGGAATATTCCCCAAGGGCATGCCTCATTGCGCGCTGGCGAGTGGAAACGAAGCAAATTCGTCGGTAATGAGCTCTATGGAAAAACACTAGGTATCTATGGGCTTGGAAAGATTGGAAGCGCTGTTGCCAAGCGGGCGCAAAGCTTCGAGATGGACATCATAGCATACGATCCATTCGTTTCCGAAGAGTACGCCAGCAAGATAGGCGTCGAGCTTGTTAGCATGGATGAACTCCTTAGAAGAAGTGACTACATTACAATTCACGTACCAGCAACAAAAGATACAAAGGGCTCAATCGGCAAAGATGAGATTGCAAAAATGAAGCCCGGAGTACGCATCATTAATGTTGCCCGAGGAGGAATTGTCGACGAAGCCGCCCTGGCAAAAGCAGTCGAGGAAGGCAAGGTAGCAGGAATAGCCTTCGACGTTTACGAGTCAGAACCACCTCCTCCAGACAACCCGTTACTCAAGTTGGACAAAGCAATCACTACTCCACACTTAGGAGCATCAACCGAGGAAGCTCAGATTAATGTTGCAATTGACGTTGCTGAGCAGATTGTGGACGTCCTTAATGGCAAGCCTGCTCGCAGTGCAGTAAACATGCCAGCCCTGAGCGCCGAAGTACTAGCTGCAGTGGAACCATTCATGCTTCTAGGCGAACGGATTGGTATGATGGCAACACAACTTACGGATGGTGCTGTCAAGTCTATCGAAATTGCTTACTGCGGCGATCTTTCCACTATGGAGTATGGCCCGGTCGGACGCTCTGTACTAAAAGGCCTGCTCCAACCGATTCTTACAGAACCGGTGAACCTAGTCAACGCCCCAGTCATTGCCGAATCAAGAGGCATTCGGATTACAGAAAGCAAGAGCGTAGGACCAGAAGACTATACCAGCCTTCTAGCCGTCAAGGTAAAGACCGACAGGGGCGAAAAGCTAATTGAGGGAACTGTCTTCGGAAAAAGAGATTTCAGGATAGTAAAGATTGATGGATTTATGATTGACGTAGTTCCCGACGGAGCAATGCTTGTCACGACCCACATAGATAAACCGGGAGTTATCGGCCGAGTAGGGACACTTCTCGGTAACCACAACATAAATATCGCCGGGATGCACGTTGGCAGAGCAGGCATCGGCAAGGAAGCAGTAATGGTTCTAAACGTTGACGACCCAGTGCCGGACCTAGTAATGGATGAGATTAGAAAGCTAGATGGCATAGAAACCGCAAAACTTGTGCAGTTCAACCAAAATTAA
- a CDS encoding NifU family protein, whose amino-acid sequence MREKVEEVLNEIRPALQADGGDIELVDVNEETGVVTVKLVGACAGCPMSQMTLQMGVERVIKSRIPEVQKVEAVPFAGTAVDL is encoded by the coding sequence ATGCGAGAAAAGGTTGAAGAAGTACTGAATGAGATTAGACCAGCTTTGCAAGCCGATGGTGGGGATATCGAACTAGTAGATGTTAATGAGGAGACTGGCGTTGTAACGGTAAAGCTTGTCGGAGCATGTGCGGGGTGTCCAATGTCCCAAATGACTCTGCAGATGGGCGTCGAGCGCGTGATAAAATCAAGGATCCCCGAGGTGCAAAAGGTTGAGGCTGTACCATTTGCTGGCACAGCGGTGGATCTTTAA
- a CDS encoding family 10 glycosylhydrolase, protein MAIANLEIENLSSDLPTFSRRRYRVSFSQLMQAFLVTLLVISAGCALAQTERAGELNWAADERMIASVTIPPKVMPLKELCSVLSKQTSSEFYVDQRLEETKIVVHIGETRLKSIMNMVEAITGFQWRLVDDVFFLTRDARGSAVMAWKERYLEAKKAQEAGNLEADVRRWLNMTMPFLPSVDPAWQLTPLQQEQIAYQQAISLLTLTPAQIDWLNAALRAAGFKTSEVMTPVDQLAVDLREIPVKLNAAMIIRSKSGDFLIEKPLMPIVPKAVPPAPSKVGTIKIDEVRDKGEEKKIAIKDKLQGLWITDVDFDGLDDVVRLAKTQGFDTIFIPIFKAGQPIYPSKIFTQDKKYADDDPLKRAIALAHGQGLKLIGVLDVTLWGDAEHPAPLVIASHPSIQDCNLLGRRYAEQEVWQNAEMQNLKPISADVIPVAETKTSGKEVYICPASSQAARLLKSLLAELSLNYELDGICLDRVDYAHSKPFIVAGQDLTPPFGYTVEVRKEMIRLHHIDPIDVDLWGARTDADVQALALWDKFRRGKLIGLLTELSKQFKMDNPNSIFAVTVDLASDSQSPVHWAEIPRVDALIPKLTLEKSESEGTYVYSQSEAEAIVSLNRASLKAAAVIPAAGEFGAGRLAEQITALSRVVKLAKDENLRGYILVGDVSGLRAALEAIGKQVP, encoded by the coding sequence ATGGCTATAGCAAATTTGGAAATTGAGAACTTGAGTTCTGATTTACCGACATTCTCGAGGAGAAGATACAGGGTTAGCTTCTCGCAACTTATGCAGGCTTTCTTAGTAACCCTGCTAGTTATTTCGGCGGGTTGTGCGCTTGCCCAAACCGAACGCGCGGGAGAGTTGAATTGGGCGGCGGATGAGAGAATGATTGCATCGGTCACGATTCCGCCTAAAGTGATGCCTTTGAAGGAATTGTGCTCAGTATTAAGCAAACAAACAAGCTCGGAGTTTTACGTAGACCAGAGGCTTGAGGAAACAAAAATCGTCGTTCACATTGGAGAAACTCGCCTAAAAAGCATAATGAACATGGTTGAGGCAATTACTGGCTTCCAATGGCGGTTAGTGGATGACGTCTTTTTTCTCACACGAGATGCCCGCGGTTCTGCAGTAATGGCTTGGAAAGAAAGATATTTGGAAGCCAAGAAAGCTCAAGAGGCTGGCAATCTTGAGGCAGATGTTCGACGTTGGCTTAACATGACTATGCCATTCCTGCCGAGCGTTGACCCTGCTTGGCAGCTTACGCCACTCCAGCAAGAACAGATTGCCTATCAGCAAGCGATCTCGTTACTTACCTTGACACCAGCGCAGATAGATTGGCTGAACGCTGCTCTTCGTGCCGCTGGTTTCAAGACAAGCGAGGTAATGACGCCAGTTGACCAGCTTGCAGTGGATCTTCGAGAAATCCCGGTGAAACTAAACGCTGCCATGATAATTCGTTCGAAGAGCGGAGATTTTCTCATTGAAAAGCCTCTTATGCCTATTGTGCCAAAGGCAGTTCCGCCTGCGCCTTCCAAAGTTGGAACAATTAAAATTGATGAAGTCAGGGATAAGGGAGAGGAAAAAAAGATTGCAATTAAGGACAAGCTCCAAGGGTTATGGATTACTGATGTAGATTTCGATGGCCTAGATGATGTTGTGAGGCTTGCTAAAACACAAGGTTTTGATACTATTTTCATTCCAATATTCAAAGCTGGACAGCCAATCTATCCAAGCAAAATATTTACTCAAGATAAGAAATATGCTGACGATGACCCGCTTAAGAGGGCAATTGCTTTGGCACATGGGCAAGGCTTAAAGTTAATTGGTGTGTTGGATGTAACACTTTGGGGTGATGCCGAGCATCCTGCTCCTCTGGTAATTGCAAGCCATCCCAGTATCCAAGATTGCAACCTTCTCGGCAGGCGCTATGCTGAGCAAGAGGTTTGGCAAAACGCCGAGATGCAAAATCTCAAACCGATTTCTGCTGACGTTATTCCGGTTGCGGAGACTAAAACCTCTGGCAAGGAGGTTTACATCTGCCCAGCTTCGTCCCAGGCGGCAAGGCTTCTGAAATCATTATTAGCCGAATTGAGCCTTAACTATGAGCTTGATGGTATTTGCCTCGATCGAGTTGATTATGCACATAGTAAGCCTTTTATAGTGGCTGGGCAGGACCTCACGCCGCCATTTGGATACACGGTGGAGGTGCGAAAAGAGATGATTCGCCTTCACCATATTGACCCTATTGATGTTGATTTATGGGGGGCGCGAACTGACGCTGATGTGCAAGCTTTGGCATTATGGGATAAGTTCCGCCGGGGGAAGCTCATAGGTCTTTTGACGGAACTTTCAAAGCAGTTTAAGATGGACAATCCTAACAGCATTTTTGCGGTGACCGTTGATCTTGCTTCTGATAGCCAGTCACCTGTTCACTGGGCGGAGATACCCAGAGTTGATGCTCTCATTCCAAAACTTACATTGGAAAAGTCCGAGAGTGAGGGCACATATGTTTATTCACAAAGCGAGGCAGAGGCGATAGTAAGCTTGAACCGTGCATCTCTCAAAGCTGCTGCAGTAATCCCGGCGGCCGGTGAGTTTGGTGCTGGAAGGCTAGCTGAGCAAATTACAGCACTGAGCCGAGTTGTTAAATTGGCGAAAGATGAAAACCTTAGGGGCTATATACTTGTCGGCGATGTTTCTGGTCTGAGAGCGGCTTTGGAGGCGATTGGCAAACAGGTGCCATGA
- a CDS encoding small, acid-soluble spore protein, alpha/beta type, whose translation MMKRLEEEVRRELGIQRIGPEMTTEEAGKLGGYMVKKLIERGERALREEKGE comes from the coding sequence ATGATGAAGCGCCTCGAAGAGGAAGTACGCCGCGAGCTGGGAATCCAGCGAATCGGCCCGGAAATGACCACAGAGGAAGCTGGAAAGCTCGGTGGCTACATGGTTAAAAAACTGATCGAGCGCGGTGAGCGAGCCCTGCGAGAGGAAAAAGGAGAATAA
- a CDS encoding AAA family ATPase has protein sequence MKLICIAGLPGTGKTHLAMRLADEMGALRLSRDEVRAKLFTPPSYSDSEKALAFGAMLFIARYFLSQGRDVILEGMPFSKRSERDAARALAKEVGAEFELLYCVCPDEVALRRIALQDHPAADRNEDLYYQVKARFEPIGEDEGAVVVDTGQSVD, from the coding sequence ATGAAGCTAATCTGTATCGCTGGACTTCCTGGCACTGGCAAAACCCACCTAGCTATGCGCCTAGCAGATGAGATGGGCGCACTCCGGTTGAGTCGTGATGAAGTTAGGGCAAAGCTCTTCACCCCACCGAGTTACTCAGATTCCGAGAAGGCTTTAGCTTTCGGTGCAATGCTCTTCATTGCCCGGTATTTTCTAAGCCAAGGCAGGGACGTTATCCTCGAAGGAATGCCGTTTTCTAAGCGGTCCGAGCGTGATGCGGCAAGAGCGCTTGCGAAGGAGGTGGGTGCAGAATTCGAGTTGCTCTATTGCGTTTGTCCAGATGAGGTTGCGCTCCGGAGAATTGCTCTGCAGGACCATCCGGCTGCAGATCGGAATGAAGACCTTTACTACCAGGTTAAGGCACGATTTGAGCCAATTGGCGAAGATGAAGGTGCGGTTGTGGTCGATACCGGGCAATCTGTTGATTAG
- a CDS encoding phenylacetate--CoA ligase, translated as MIWNKEAECMPVEQRRELQSALLQKTVRRCYEKVPVYRKKFDEAGIKPEDIRSVDDIKYLPFTTREDLIENYPFGMFAVPMEEIVRIHSSSGTTGKPKVVGYTKNDINVWAEVMARTIGCGGAGKNDIVQNAYGYGLFTGGLGIHYGAEKIGATVIPISGGNTKRQIMVMQDFGSTMLACTPSYALYIADTAAEMGVDIRKLPLKYGIFGAEPWTDSLRKEIEEKMGIRATDIYGLSEIIGPGVSSECEVQNGLHVFDDHFLPEVIDPNTLEVLPPNTPGELVFTSLTKEAFPIIRYRTRDLSMLMIDPCPCGRTHFRMGRITGRTDDMLIIRGVNVFPSQIESVLLGVEGIAPHYLIVVDRVDSLDSLEVWVEVSEKVFSDEIKVLEALEKRIEREIESVLGLSVAVRLKEPKTIERSEGKAKRVLDKRPKT; from the coding sequence ATGATTTGGAATAAAGAAGCTGAGTGTATGCCAGTAGAACAGCGAAGGGAACTGCAGTCGGCACTGCTTCAGAAAACAGTTCGGCGCTGCTATGAGAAGGTTCCAGTCTATCGAAAAAAGTTCGATGAGGCTGGAATCAAGCCAGAGGATATACGCTCGGTTGATGACATTAAATATCTGCCCTTCACAACGAGGGAGGATTTAATCGAGAACTACCCATTCGGCATGTTTGCCGTGCCTATGGAGGAAATCGTGCGCATACATTCGTCCTCAGGCACCACTGGCAAGCCCAAAGTCGTTGGCTATACCAAGAACGACATCAACGTTTGGGCGGAGGTGATGGCTAGAACAATCGGATGTGGTGGTGCTGGGAAGAACGACATTGTCCAAAATGCGTATGGCTATGGCTTGTTCACTGGTGGATTGGGCATCCATTACGGGGCAGAGAAAATTGGTGCCACGGTTATTCCGATTTCCGGTGGTAACACAAAGCGGCAGATTATGGTCATGCAGGACTTTGGTTCCACTATGCTTGCTTGCACGCCTTCCTACGCATTGTATATCGCAGATACCGCAGCTGAGATGGGTGTTGATATTCGGAAGCTGCCGCTAAAATATGGAATTTTTGGCGCGGAGCCTTGGACCGACAGCCTCCGCAAAGAAATTGAAGAAAAAATGGGAATCCGAGCAACCGACATCTACGGTCTAAGCGAAATCATCGGTCCTGGCGTTTCTAGTGAGTGTGAAGTTCAGAATGGCTTGCACGTATTTGACGACCATTTCCTGCCAGAAGTGATTGACCCTAATACGCTTGAAGTCCTTCCTCCAAACACGCCTGGTGAGCTTGTGTTTACATCATTAACCAAGGAAGCTTTTCCGATTATCCGCTATCGGACCAGAGACCTTTCCATGCTAATGATAGACCCGTGCCCATGCGGTCGCACTCATTTTAGAATGGGAAGAATCACTGGTAGGACGGATGACATGCTTATCATCCGCGGAGTGAACGTCTTTCCAAGTCAGATTGAAAGTGTATTGCTTGGGGTTGAAGGCATTGCACCTCATTACCTTATCGTTGTTGACCGAGTTGATTCCCTTGACTCTCTTGAGGTTTGGGTTGAGGTTAGCGAAAAAGTCTTTTCAGACGAAATTAAGGTATTAGAAGCCCTTGAAAAAAGGATTGAGCGTGAAATCGAGAGTGTCCTCGGCTTGAGCGTGGCAGTCCGGCTAAAAGAGCCAAAGACTATCGAGCGAAGCGAGGGAAAGGCAAAAAGGGTTCTGGATAAGCGGCCGAAAACGTAG